In Pseudoxanthomonas sp., one genomic interval encodes:
- a CDS encoding alkaline phosphatase, whose translation MRRLHPFLMSLLAASLAACASSPGAPASSRASAFHVDVPAVSHPQGETPQWWYRNGAAKAAANGAMQGRAKNVIVFLGDGMSLTTVAAARIFEGQRKGAPGEENLLSWEHFPHTAFSKTYNTDSQTPDSAGTMTAIASGVKSHMGAIGVSAGRKGECTPDGSKDLLSWLTLADSAGMATGIVTTARITHATPAAMYAHVSHRDWENDTDLPPEAVEAGCKDIAQQLLAAARFGKGPTVALGGGRGEFLPVDVRDPEEDDKVGQRLDHRNLVAEWQQAHPQGAYVTNTQQLQAAADAPQLLGLFEYDHMQFEHDRRKDAQGEPSLADLTRAAIRTLSRKPEGFVLMVEGARIDHANHYGNAYRALDETVAMSDAVQAALDATSRDDTLILVTADHSHTLNFVGYPVRGNPILGKVRGQGSEDDSPGEFARDQTGLTFTTLTYANGPGYTGASNRQPAGPKTFLHAPSSVEPSEGRPDLSHVDTEHPDYLQEALVPLKSESHGGEDVGIWAIGPGSDAVRGTVEQNAIYHIIVQATPTLRARLCAAGTCDANGVPVELPKIRDFEKK comes from the coding sequence ATGCGCCGGCTGCACCCGTTCCTGATGTCCCTGCTGGCCGCATCGCTGGCCGCGTGCGCCAGCAGCCCGGGCGCTCCTGCGTCCTCGCGCGCCAGCGCGTTCCACGTGGATGTGCCTGCCGTCTCGCACCCCCAGGGCGAAACGCCGCAATGGTGGTATCGGAATGGTGCGGCGAAGGCGGCGGCGAACGGGGCCATGCAGGGGCGCGCGAAGAACGTCATCGTCTTCCTCGGCGACGGCATGAGCCTGACCACGGTAGCGGCGGCGCGCATCTTCGAGGGCCAGCGCAAGGGAGCGCCGGGCGAAGAGAACCTGCTGAGCTGGGAACACTTCCCGCACACCGCCTTCAGCAAGACCTACAACACCGATTCGCAGACGCCCGACTCCGCCGGCACCATGACCGCCATCGCCAGTGGCGTGAAGTCGCACATGGGCGCCATCGGTGTATCCGCCGGCCGCAAGGGCGAATGCACGCCCGACGGCAGCAAGGACCTGCTCAGCTGGCTGACGCTGGCCGACAGCGCCGGCATGGCCACCGGCATCGTCACCACCGCGCGCATCACCCACGCCACGCCGGCGGCGATGTACGCACACGTCTCGCACCGCGACTGGGAGAACGACACCGACCTGCCGCCGGAAGCAGTCGAGGCCGGCTGCAAGGACATCGCGCAGCAGTTGCTCGCTGCCGCACGCTTCGGCAAGGGCCCCACGGTCGCGCTGGGCGGCGGTCGCGGCGAATTCCTGCCGGTCGACGTGCGCGATCCCGAAGAAGACGACAAGGTCGGCCAGCGCCTGGACCACCGCAATCTCGTGGCCGAATGGCAGCAGGCGCACCCACAGGGCGCCTACGTCACCAACACGCAGCAGTTGCAGGCCGCCGCCGATGCGCCGCAGCTGCTCGGCCTGTTCGAATACGACCACATGCAGTTCGAGCACGACCGCCGCAAGGACGCGCAGGGTGAGCCCTCGCTGGCCGACCTGACGCGTGCGGCCATCCGCACGCTGTCGCGCAAGCCGGAGGGCTTCGTCCTGATGGTGGAAGGCGCGCGCATCGACCACGCCAACCACTACGGCAACGCCTACCGCGCGCTCGACGAGACGGTCGCGATGTCGGATGCGGTGCAGGCCGCGCTGGACGCGACCTCGCGCGACGACACCCTGATTCTGGTCACCGCGGATCATTCGCACACGCTCAACTTCGTCGGCTATCCGGTGCGCGGCAATCCCATCCTCGGCAAGGTGCGCGGCCAGGGCAGCGAAGACGACTCGCCGGGCGAGTTCGCCCGCGACCAGACCGGCCTGACCTTCACCACACTGACCTACGCCAACGGCCCCGGCTACACCGGCGCGAGCAACCGCCAGCCCGCCGGCCCGAAGACGTTCCTGCATGCGCCCAGCAGCGTCGAACCGTCGGAAGGCCGACCGGATCTCAGCCACGTCGATACCGAACACCCCGATTACCTGCAGGAAGCCCTCGTACCGCTGAAGTCGGAATCGCACGGCGGCGAAGACGTCGGCATCTGGGCCATCGGTCCCGGCAGCGACGCCGTGCGCGGCACGGTCGAACAGAACGCGATCTACCACATCATCGTCCAGGCCACGCCAACGCTGCGCGCGCGGCTCTGCGCGGCAGGCACCTGCGACGCGAACGGCGTGCCGGTGGAGCTGCCGAAGATCAGGGACTTCGAAAAGAAGTGA
- a CDS encoding CopD family protein: MATVFYLPRILVNLAETTGQADVQARLQLMGRRLYGFGHTMFGIAVILGGVLWFHFGISGGWLHAKLTLVALMLAHYIVAGRWLKGVAKGKPLPSPTALRWFNELPLFALIAVVWLVLAKPF, encoded by the coding sequence ATGGCGACGGTGTTCTACCTGCCGCGCATCCTGGTCAACCTGGCCGAGACCACCGGGCAGGCCGACGTGCAGGCGCGCCTGCAGTTGATGGGGCGTCGGTTGTACGGCTTCGGCCACACCATGTTCGGCATCGCGGTGATCCTGGGCGGGGTGCTGTGGTTCCACTTCGGCATCAGCGGTGGCTGGCTGCATGCCAAGCTGACGCTGGTCGCGCTGATGCTGGCGCACTACATCGTCGCCGGGCGATGGCTGAAAGGCGTGGCGAAAGGGAAGCCGCTGCCTTCACCCACTGCGCTGCGGTGGTTCAATGAGCTGCCGCTGTTCGCGTTGATCGCGGTGGTGTGGCTGGTGCTGGCCAAGCCGTTCTGA
- a CDS encoding class I SAM-dependent methyltransferase, with product MTKHYDADYFKRWYRDGDVGGAPRLARKVAVAVAVAEYHLERPIRTVLDIGCGEGAWRAPLIKLRPKLQYLGFDSSEYAIRRFGRTRNLHHARFEDFRYLRPCAPVDLLVCSDVLHYVPTRELKRGLPGLAELCGGVAFLETFAKEDDFEGDHEGFQPRRAAWYRQAFNGEGFQSVGNHCWLGPRLAGDVAVLEAADYRPIT from the coding sequence ATGACCAAACACTACGACGCCGACTATTTCAAACGCTGGTACCGCGACGGCGACGTCGGCGGCGCACCGCGCCTCGCGCGGAAGGTGGCGGTGGCGGTGGCGGTGGCCGAATACCATCTCGAACGGCCGATCCGCACCGTGCTGGACATCGGCTGCGGCGAAGGCGCATGGCGCGCACCGCTCATTAAGCTGCGGCCGAAGCTGCAGTATCTCGGCTTCGACAGCAGCGAGTACGCCATCCGGCGTTTCGGGCGCACGCGCAACCTGCACCACGCGCGCTTCGAGGATTTCCGGTACCTGCGCCCGTGCGCGCCGGTGGATCTGCTGGTGTGCTCGGACGTGCTGCATTACGTGCCGACGCGGGAGCTGAAGCGCGGCCTGCCCGGGCTGGCGGAGTTGTGCGGCGGGGTGGCGTTCCTGGAGACGTTCGCGAAGGAGGACGACTTCGAGGGCGACCATGAGGGGTTCCAGCCGCGCAGGGCGGCCTGGTACCGGCAGGCGTTCAACGGCGAGGGCTTCCAGTCCGTCGGCAACCACTGCTGGCTGGGGCCGCGACTGGCGGGCGACGTGGCGGTACTGGAGGCGGCGGATTATCGGCCGATAACCTGA
- a CDS encoding polyhydroxyalkanoate depolymerase, with amino-acid sequence MTLYQLHELGRAWMAPLAYMAEANARMFSAPSSWLSNMPGAERIAAGNELVHRIGKDYEKPAWEIRDVEAHGRTVPVVELEALKKPFCRLLRFKRYSDDADTIALLKDDPVVLVVAPLSGHHATLLRDTVHTLLRNHKVYVTDWVDARMVPATEGAFGLDDYVAYVEEFIRHIGAEKLHVISVCQPTVPVLAAVSLMAARGEATPRSLVMMGGPIDARSSPTEVNSLATRNPLSWFENNVIHTVPSPYPGEGRRVYPGFLQHAGFIAMNPSRHFMSHWDFYSDLVKGDLQDAESHRKFYDEYNAVLDMPAEYYLDTIRTVFQEFLLPRGQWKVNGELVKPAAIRKTALMSIEGELDDISGQGQTAAAHDLCTGIAKAHHQHLTVEGAGHYGIFSGRRWREKVYPQVRDFIAKYAG; translated from the coding sequence ATGACACTGTACCAACTGCATGAACTCGGACGCGCATGGATGGCGCCGCTGGCCTACATGGCCGAAGCGAACGCCCGCATGTTTTCCGCACCGAGCAGTTGGTTGTCCAACATGCCGGGCGCCGAGCGCATCGCCGCCGGCAACGAACTGGTCCATCGCATCGGCAAGGACTACGAAAAGCCGGCGTGGGAGATCCGCGACGTCGAAGCGCACGGCCGCACCGTGCCCGTCGTGGAACTGGAAGCGCTGAAGAAGCCGTTCTGCCGCCTGCTGCGCTTCAAGCGCTATAGCGATGATGCCGACACCATCGCCCTGCTGAAGGACGACCCGGTCGTGCTGGTGGTGGCGCCGCTGTCCGGCCACCACGCCACGCTGCTGCGCGACACCGTGCACACCCTGTTGCGCAACCACAAGGTCTACGTGACCGACTGGGTGGACGCGCGCATGGTGCCCGCCACGGAAGGCGCCTTCGGCCTGGACGACTACGTCGCGTACGTGGAGGAGTTCATCCGCCACATCGGCGCCGAGAAGCTGCACGTCATCAGCGTCTGCCAGCCGACCGTGCCGGTGCTGGCCGCCGTGTCGCTGATGGCCGCGCGCGGCGAGGCGACGCCGCGTTCGCTAGTGATGATGGGCGGCCCGATCGATGCGCGCAGCAGCCCCACCGAAGTGAACAGCCTGGCCACGCGCAATCCGCTGTCGTGGTTCGAGAACAACGTGATCCACACCGTGCCCTCGCCCTACCCGGGCGAAGGCCGCCGCGTGTATCCGGGCTTCCTGCAGCATGCCGGCTTCATTGCGATGAATCCCAGCCGCCACTTCATGTCGCACTGGGACTTCTATTCGGACCTGGTGAAGGGCGACCTGCAGGACGCCGAGTCGCACCGCAAGTTCTACGACGAGTACAACGCCGTGCTCGACATGCCGGCCGAGTATTACCTGGACACCATCCGCACGGTGTTCCAGGAATTCCTGCTGCCGCGTGGCCAGTGGAAGGTCAACGGCGAACTGGTCAAACCGGCGGCGATCAGGAAGACCGCGCTGATGAGCATCGAGGGCGAACTGGACGACATCTCCGGCCAGGGCCAGACCGCCGCCGCGCACGATCTGTGCACCGGCATCGCCAAGGCGCACCACCAGCACCTCACCGTCGAAGGCGCCGGCCACTACGGCATCTTCAGCGGCCGCCGCTGGCGCGAGAAGGTCTACCCGCAGGTCCGTGACTTCATCGCCAAGTACGCCGGCTGA
- a CDS encoding sensor domain-containing protein encodes MNTTTAGSRLPTTIPEYLEQLRAALAGADKAMVQDAVYDAEEYLRSELAENPGKSEAEVIASVAGSYGAPEEVADIYRETEVTVARALRPPVPPKRKSLLGRFFGVAADPRTYGALFYMLLSLATGTFYFTWVVTGASLSVGLLILIIGIPLLLLFLMSVRLLSLVEGRVVEVLLGERMPRRPLYTQRDKPWLTRLRELFTDGRTWTAALYLLLMHPLGVLYFSIAITLLALSLGLIAAPVAYFLPFDYVLSFGEWSVVDDAPWLLPLFSVIGFVLLFATLHLARVVGLFHGWLAKHLLVRTPVV; translated from the coding sequence ATGAACACCACCACTGCGGGCAGTCGCCTGCCCACCACCATTCCCGAGTATCTCGAGCAGTTGCGTGCCGCCCTGGCCGGTGCCGACAAGGCGATGGTGCAGGACGCCGTCTACGATGCGGAGGAATACCTGCGCTCGGAGCTGGCCGAAAACCCGGGCAAGTCGGAAGCCGAGGTGATCGCCTCGGTCGCCGGCAGCTACGGCGCGCCGGAAGAAGTCGCCGACATCTACCGGGAAACCGAGGTCACCGTCGCCAGGGCGCTGCGTCCGCCCGTTCCGCCCAAGCGCAAGTCGCTACTCGGGCGCTTCTTCGGCGTGGCGGCCGATCCGCGCACGTATGGCGCGCTGTTCTACATGCTGCTGTCGCTGGCCACCGGCACGTTCTACTTCACCTGGGTCGTCACCGGGGCCAGCCTGTCGGTCGGCCTGCTGATCCTGATCATCGGCATCCCGCTGCTGCTGCTGTTCCTGATGTCGGTCCGCCTGCTGTCGCTGGTCGAAGGCCGCGTGGTGGAAGTGCTGCTGGGCGAGCGCATGCCGCGCCGTCCGCTGTATACGCAGCGCGACAAGCCGTGGCTGACGCGGTTGAGGGAGTTGTTCACCGACGGCCGCACGTGGACGGCGGCGCTGTACCTGCTGCTGATGCACCCGCTGGGTGTGCTGTATTTCTCGATCGCGATCACGCTGCTGGCGCTGTCGCTGGGACTGATCGCCGCACCGGTAGCGTACTTCCTGCCGTTCGACTACGTGCTCAGCTTCGGCGAGTGGAGCGTCGTCGATGACGCGCCCTGGCTATTGCCGCTGTTCTCCGTCATCGGCTTCGTCCTGCTGTTCGCCACCTTGCATCTGGCGCGCGTCGTCGGCCTGTTCCATGGCTGGCTGGCCAAGCATCTGCTGGTGCGCACGCCGGTGGTGTGA
- a CDS encoding PadR family transcriptional regulator, which yields MNEPDIHLKKFQKELSAGTVSLALLAVLARAGEPLYGYLIAKQLERVGDGVLSGKQSALYPVLRNLEGGGLLDSFVEPSVAGPPRRYYRITEAGRQTLQSWAAAWRATRDSVDSVLEGIPA from the coding sequence ATGAACGAACCCGACATCCATCTGAAGAAGTTCCAGAAGGAACTCAGCGCCGGCACCGTGTCGCTGGCGCTGCTGGCGGTGCTGGCCCGCGCCGGCGAGCCGCTGTACGGCTACCTGATCGCCAAGCAGCTGGAGCGCGTCGGCGACGGCGTGCTCAGCGGCAAGCAGAGTGCCCTCTATCCGGTGCTTCGCAATCTCGAAGGCGGCGGCTTGCTGGACAGCTTCGTCGAGCCCTCGGTCGCCGGGCCGCCACGCCGCTACTACCGCATCACCGAGGCAGGGCGGCAGACCCTGCAGTCCTGGGCCGCCGCCTGGCGCGCCACCCGCGATTCCGTCGATTCCGTGCTTGAGGGGATTCCTGCATGA
- a CDS encoding DUF2878 domain-containing protein: MSRNAEPAYRRTPSSGAPSLQTLRHGGRWRTLVNVLGNQAVWFVAVIAAGQGHAWPGVLAATLFVLSQVWLAPRRAHEVRLVGLAILCGLAVDGVASAQGWVVYRAASFGELVAPPWILALWASLAVTLNSAMRALQSRLWLGALLGGAGGPLAYLAAARGWEAAQFAAPQWHGVTWLAVAWGIALPALLWAARTWERRAAAAAPVESRATAS, from the coding sequence TTGAGCCGCAATGCCGAACCTGCGTACCGGAGGACGCCGTCCTCCGGTGCGCCGTCGTTGCAGACGCTGCGGCATGGCGGCAGATGGCGCACGCTGGTCAACGTGCTCGGCAACCAGGCGGTCTGGTTCGTGGCGGTGATCGCGGCCGGACAGGGGCACGCCTGGCCGGGGGTGCTGGCGGCGACGCTGTTCGTCCTGTCGCAGGTGTGGCTGGCGCCGCGCCGCGCGCACGAAGTCCGTCTGGTGGGACTGGCCATCCTGTGTGGCCTGGCGGTGGATGGCGTGGCGTCCGCGCAGGGGTGGGTGGTGTATCGCGCCGCTTCCTTCGGCGAGCTGGTCGCTCCGCCGTGGATCCTGGCGCTGTGGGCCTCGCTGGCGGTGACCCTCAACAGCGCGATGCGCGCCCTGCAGTCGCGCCTGTGGCTGGGGGCGCTGCTGGGTGGCGCCGGCGGGCCGCTGGCCTATCTCGCCGCGGCACGTGGCTGGGAGGCGGCGCAGTTCGCGGCGCCCCAGTGGCATGGCGTTACGTGGCTCGCGGTCGCGTGGGGCATCGCGCTGCCGGCGCTGCTGTGGGCGGCCCGTACGTGGGAGAGACGCGCGGCAGCGGCCGCGCCCGTCGAGAGTCGCGCCACCGCGTCCTGA
- a CDS encoding response regulator transcription factor — MTTKTERRLLIVEDDAAFARTLVRSFERRGYQVRHLAGEDGMPALLEAFAPTHAVVDLKLAGGASGLSSVKHLHDADPEMVIVVLTGYASIATAVEAIKLGARHYLAKPSNTDDIEAAFQRAAGDADVELTARTTSIKTLEWEHIHEALAASDFNISEAARRLGLHRRTLARKLEKRRVK; from the coding sequence ATGACGACCAAGACTGAGCGCCGGTTGCTGATCGTCGAGGACGATGCGGCGTTCGCGCGCACGCTGGTGCGCTCGTTCGAGCGGCGCGGTTACCAGGTGCGCCATCTTGCCGGCGAGGACGGCATGCCGGCGCTGCTGGAGGCGTTCGCGCCCACGCATGCGGTGGTCGACCTGAAGCTCGCCGGCGGCGCATCCGGCCTGTCCAGCGTCAAGCACCTGCACGACGCCGATCCGGAGATGGTGATCGTGGTGCTGACCGGCTACGCCAGCATCGCGACCGCCGTGGAAGCCATCAAGCTGGGCGCGCGACACTACCTGGCCAAGCCGTCGAACACCGACGATATCGAAGCCGCCTTCCAGCGCGCCGCCGGCGACGCGGACGTGGAACTGACCGCGCGCACCACGTCGATCAAGACGCTGGAGTGGGAGCATATCCACGAAGCACTGGCCGCCAGCGACTTCAACATCTCCGAGGCCGCACGCCGGCTGGGACTGCACCGGCGCACGCTGGCGCGCAAGCTCGAGAAGCGGCGGGTCAAGTAG
- a CDS encoding ATP-binding protein — protein sequence MIGASVAPRTRMYFRQADSVDDPERAEPRVDGSHDRAGLRNLQQLIQLRWIAVVGQVATILVVQYGLGIALPLAPMFAVLAALVLFNLASQAWCRRRAQVSHAALLVGLLVDVASLTIQLYLSGGIANPFVFLFLLQVVIGTVLLRSPGSWVIAAAAALCVVGLAAVPAPLKLAVQPARGLADPYVQGLLVCFLLIAGLLVVFITRIGGILRERDARLAELRQRAVEEEHIVRMGLLASGAAHELGTPLSTLSVILGDWQHLPTMASDGELHNDVLEMQAQVARCKSIVTNILMTAGETRAEAPTETTLHALFDELAHEWEQARNPPRFDYRNQSGFDPRIVSDAGVRQMVFNVLDNALEASPDWVAMDVRCEDDTVVVDVSDAGPGFEPGILRRLGTPYNSSKGRPGGGLGLFLSVNVARTLGGQLQARNRPQGGAVVTLTLPLAAIAIEEANDDDQD from the coding sequence ATGATCGGCGCCTCCGTCGCCCCTCGGACCCGCATGTACTTCCGCCAGGCTGATTCCGTCGACGATCCCGAGCGCGCCGAGCCCCGCGTGGACGGCTCGCACGACCGCGCCGGACTGCGCAATCTGCAGCAGCTCATCCAGCTGCGCTGGATCGCGGTGGTCGGGCAGGTGGCCACGATCCTGGTGGTGCAGTACGGGCTGGGCATCGCGCTGCCGCTGGCGCCGATGTTCGCCGTGCTCGCGGCACTGGTGCTGTTCAACCTGGCCAGCCAGGCGTGGTGCCGGCGCCGCGCGCAGGTGTCGCACGCTGCGCTGCTGGTCGGCCTGCTGGTGGACGTGGCCTCGCTGACCATCCAGCTGTACCTGTCCGGCGGCATCGCCAATCCGTTCGTGTTCCTGTTCCTGCTGCAGGTGGTGATCGGCACCGTGCTGCTGCGCTCGCCGGGCAGCTGGGTGATCGCGGCGGCGGCCGCGCTGTGCGTGGTGGGGTTGGCCGCCGTGCCCGCGCCGCTCAAGCTGGCGGTGCAGCCGGCGCGCGGGCTGGCCGACCCTTACGTGCAGGGCCTGCTGGTGTGCTTCCTGCTGATCGCGGGCCTGCTGGTGGTGTTCATCACCCGCATCGGCGGCATCCTGCGCGAACGCGACGCGCGCCTGGCGGAGCTGCGCCAGCGGGCGGTGGAAGAGGAGCACATCGTCCGCATGGGCCTGCTGGCCTCCGGTGCCGCGCATGAACTGGGCACGCCGCTGTCGACGCTGTCGGTGATCCTGGGCGACTGGCAGCATCTGCCCACCATGGCGTCCGATGGCGAACTGCACAACGACGTGCTGGAAATGCAGGCGCAGGTGGCACGCTGCAAGTCCATCGTCACCAACATCCTGATGACGGCGGGCGAGACCCGCGCCGAGGCCCCCACCGAGACCACGCTGCACGCGCTGTTCGACGAACTGGCGCATGAATGGGAGCAGGCGCGCAACCCGCCGCGCTTCGATTACCGCAACCAGAGCGGCTTCGACCCCCGTATCGTCAGCGATGCCGGTGTGCGGCAGATGGTGTTCAACGTGCTGGACAACGCGCTGGAAGCCTCGCCGGACTGGGTGGCCATGGACGTGCGCTGCGAGGACGACACGGTGGTGGTCGACGTGTCCGACGCCGGCCCGGGCTTCGAGCCCGGCATCCTGCGGCGGCTCGGTACGCCGTACAACAGCAGCAAGGGGCGGCCGGGCGGCGGCCTGGGCCTGTTCCTGTCGGTCAACGTGGCGCGCACGCTGGGCGGGCAACTGCAGGCGAGGAACCGGCCGCAGGGCGGCGCGGTGGTGACGCTGACGCTGCCGCTGGCGGCGATCGCGATCGAGGAGGCGAATGATGACGACCAAGACTGA
- a CDS encoding SURF1 family protein, translating to MNDPAAATRHPAPRRRWRVAFAGLLAVAFCGFIALGVWQLQRMAWKHDLIARVDARIHAAAVPAPSRARWASVSDANDSYRRVSVSGRFLPDSETRTQAVTELGGGFWLLQPLQTDDGDYVLVNRGFVPIGGAVSPAPDGRVVVEGLLRMSEPEGGFLRRNVPAQDRWYSRDVVAIARKHRLPAEGVAPFFIDADRDPAVREWPRGGMTVVTFRDSHLSYALTWFGMALLTLVGGGLLVASERRLRHDRRLRRPSDPHVLPPG from the coding sequence GTGAACGATCCGGCCGCCGCGACCCGTCATCCTGCGCCGCGCAGGCGGTGGCGGGTCGCGTTCGCCGGCCTGCTGGCGGTCGCCTTCTGCGGATTCATCGCACTGGGCGTGTGGCAACTGCAGCGGATGGCCTGGAAGCACGACCTGATCGCGCGCGTCGATGCGCGCATCCACGCAGCGGCTGTGCCCGCGCCGTCGCGCGCTCGATGGGCGTCCGTCAGCGACGCGAACGACAGTTACCGGCGCGTGTCGGTCAGCGGGCGCTTCCTGCCCGACAGCGAGACGCGCACGCAGGCCGTCACCGAGCTGGGTGGCGGCTTCTGGCTGCTCCAGCCGCTGCAGACCGACGATGGCGATTACGTGCTGGTGAACCGCGGCTTCGTGCCGATCGGCGGGGCGGTGTCGCCTGCGCCGGACGGCCGGGTGGTGGTGGAAGGGCTCCTGCGCATGAGCGAGCCGGAAGGCGGTTTCCTGCGCCGGAACGTGCCCGCGCAGGATCGCTGGTACTCGCGCGACGTCGTCGCCATTGCGCGGAAACATCGACTGCCTGCGGAAGGCGTCGCGCCGTTCTTCATCGATGCCGACCGCGATCCGGCCGTGCGCGAATGGCCGCGCGGCGGCATGACGGTGGTGACGTTCCGCGACTCCCACCTGTCCTACGCGCTGACCTGGTTCGGCATGGCGCTGCTGACGCTGGTCGGCGGTGGGCTGCTGGTCGCGTCGGAGCGCCGGTTGCGCCATGATCGGCGCCTCCGTCGCCCCTCGGACCCGCATGTACTTCCGCCAGGCTGA
- the cyoD gene encoding cytochrome o ubiquinol oxidase subunit IV, with product MGHPSSHSEHDDFLEDGIPHVSMKEYVTGFVLSVVLTAIPFWLVMAKVLPTPTITTLVILAFAMVQVVVHMVYFLHMNPKSEGGWNLFALIFTAVLLIIVLIGTLWVMHNMNTNMMPGSHDMHRHQVQEAAQSLP from the coding sequence ATGGGTCATCCTTCTTCCCACTCCGAACACGACGACTTCCTCGAGGACGGCATTCCGCACGTCAGCATGAAGGAGTACGTGACCGGCTTCGTGCTTTCGGTCGTGCTGACCGCGATCCCTTTCTGGCTGGTGATGGCCAAGGTGCTGCCCACGCCCACCATCACCACGCTGGTGATCCTGGCCTTCGCCATGGTGCAGGTGGTCGTGCACATGGTGTATTTCCTGCACATGAATCCGAAGTCGGAAGGCGGCTGGAACCTGTTCGCGCTGATCTTCACCGCCGTGCTGCTGATCATCGTGCTGATCGGGACGCTGTGGGTCATGCACAACATGAACACCAACATGATGCCGGGCTCGCACGACATGCATCGGCACCAGGTGCAGGAAGCGGCGCAGAGCCTGCCGTGA
- the cyoC gene encoding cytochrome o ubiquinol oxidase subunit III codes for MSESIALHRPDGSPVFLDTEGRHHPENGTLLGFWIYLLSDLMIFGSLFATFGVFSGSYAAGPSGRDLFLPNLHLIAINTGILLVSSITYGFAMLAMLRRNARGTIGWLLVTGLLGLAFLSIEVYEFHHLIHIGAGPQRSAFLSAFFTLVGTHGLHVLFGVIWVVVLCVQVRKWGLNRTTTRRIACLSMFWHFLDVVWIGVFTFVYLMGVQ; via the coding sequence ATGTCTGAGTCCATCGCCCTCCATCGACCCGACGGCTCGCCGGTGTTCCTGGACACCGAGGGCAGGCACCATCCCGAGAACGGCACGCTGCTGGGCTTCTGGATCTACCTGCTCAGCGACCTGATGATCTTCGGCAGCCTGTTCGCCACGTTCGGGGTGTTCTCGGGCAGCTACGCCGCCGGTCCGTCCGGCCGCGACCTGTTCCTGCCCAACCTGCACCTGATCGCGATCAATACCGGCATCCTGCTGGTGTCGTCGATCACCTACGGCTTCGCGATGCTGGCGATGCTCAGGCGCAACGCCCGCGGCACGATCGGCTGGCTGCTGGTCACCGGCCTGCTGGGCCTGGCCTTCCTGTCGATCGAGGTCTACGAGTTCCACCACTTGATCCACATCGGTGCGGGTCCGCAACGCAGCGCGTTCCTGTCGGCCTTTTTCACCCTGGTCGGCACGCACGGGCTGCACGTGCTGTTCGGCGTCATCTGGGTGGTCGTGCTGTGCGTACAGGTGCGCAAGTGGGGGCTCAACCGCACCACCACGCGCCGCATCGCGTGTCTGTCGATGTTCTGGCATTTCCTCGACGTCGTCTGGATCGGCGTCTTCACCTTCGTCTACCTGATGGGCGTGCAGTGA